The nucleotide sequence GATCGAGAACCGCAGGCACGGCAGCCTCAACTACCGTGCCTATCAGGTTGCCAAGGGCGAAATACCCGCCGGTGACGCCGACGTCGATGGCCCCGATCTCGCGACCATCGAGCGCATCGTCGGCGAAACGGACCTGGACACTCTCAAGACCGTCAGCGCGCGGTGCTCAGCGGTCGCCGCTGAAGTCGCAGGCATCAAGGCGACCTGGCACGAAAAGTTGAACTCGGGGCAGCCCATCAGTCTCGACAGGCTGTCCGGCTTGGTGAACGGCATGGCTGCTTGGCTTGCGGGTCTCGTCACGGCGCGTGATCCGGCAGCAATCGTCGCGCCTGCGGAAGATGCCGCTCCGGTCGACGCACAAGCCGCGCCGGACACGACCGGCGCGCTGACTTCGCCGGCGCAGGCCTCCGCAGCACTTGCCGCGGCGGGCGACTATTTTGCCCGAATGGAACCATCCAATCCGGCGCTGCTGCTGGTGCGTCAGGCACAGGAGATGGTCGGCAAATCGTTCATCGAGGTGATGCGAATGCTGGTGCCCTCCCACGTGGAGAGCGCTGCGATCAACATTGGACGAGACAAAGTCTTCGACCTGCCGATCGAACGCATGGCGGAGCTCGCCACCTCGCTCTCATCCACGACCGAGGACAACACTCAAGATATTGTTTTTTCAGTAGAAAATAGAGCGCAGGCCTTGGGCCTGCTGACGAAGGTGGCGGCGTTCTTCCGAGCCGCGGAGCCATCCAGCCCTATCCCGCTCTTGGTCGATCGCGCGCGCGATCTCGCACAACGAGACTTCCTCAGCCTCTTAAACGACGTCTTGCCCGAGGGCGCGTTGAAGACAATCGACAAATCGCATTGAACCCGCGTTTCGCTCGAGGGGACTAACTGGACATAAGGGAGCTTTGCCGACCGCGAGTTGAAGCGCCTTATCAACCTGCGTCGTGCAAGTCGGCCTCTAAAGCGATTTCGTAAAGAGGGGAACCATGGCTACCGATAGCGGACAAAAATTCATTCGGCGAAACCGCGCACCGCGCGTGCACATCACATACGAAGACCCTTACGACGCCGAGCGGCTAATCGAACTGCCGTTCGTCATGGGGGTCCTCTCGGACCTTTCCGGCAACAACCCCGGCGTCGAGAAGACGAAAGTCGAGGAACGCAAATTCCTCGAGTTCGACATGGACAACTTCGACAGCCGCATGGCGGCGATCCAGCCCGGCGTGACGGCGCGCGTCGCCAATCGCCTCAGCGAAGGGTCCGACGATAAAATCTCCGTCAACCTGCGCTTCAACAAGATGTCCGACTTCACCCCCGTCGCGGTGGCCCGGCAGGTGCCGGCTACGGCCAAGCTGCTCGAGGCGCGCGAACGGCTCGCCAATCTGCTGCGCTATATGGATGGCAAGGTGGCCGCCGAGGATCAGCTCAAGAAACTTCTCGCCGATCCTCAACTGATGGCCGCGCTGCGGGAGCGCGCCCAGTCTACTGAACCCGACACCGAGAGCTAAGGGAAGGAACGGGGACCATGGCAAAAGAAGCTGTCCATAAAGAGCCCACCACCCAGGTCGGGACCGTCGAAGCTGATGAGTTTGCTGCTCTGCTGAAGCAAAGCTTCAAGCCGCGCACTGAACGTGCAGCGACCGAAGTCGAGAACGCGGTATCCACGCTCGTTCAAGAAGCTTTGAAGGATACCAGCGTTATCAAGTCGGACGTGCTCGACACCATCGAGGAGATGATCGCGCGGATCGACCAGAAGCTGACCGCGCA is from Bradyrhizobium sp. ISRA430 and encodes:
- a CDS encoding type VI secretion system ImpA family N-terminal domain-containing protein yields the protein MLDVATLTQPIAADDPCGPDLDAIGDVQYLNFFAGAESLLPMSFFEVVNANGERGRFDPKAVDFAGQFAAAQPLLARTRDLRLNMLLAKFSILNRDLDGFLSCLKATNLLLREQWEAVHPRGEDGDYALRAVTVEAIDVFPTVINPLQFLPLIENRRHGSLNYRAYQVAKGEIPAGDADVDGPDLATIERIVGETDLDTLKTVSARCSAVAAEVAGIKATWHEKLNSGQPISLDRLSGLVNGMAAWLAGLVTARDPAAIVAPAEDAAPVDAQAAPDTTGALTSPAQASAALAAAGDYFARMEPSNPALLLVRQAQEMVGKSFIEVMRMLVPSHVESAAINIGRDKVFDLPIERMAELATSLSSTTEDNTQDIVFSVENRAQALGLLTKVAAFFRAAEPSSPIPLLVDRARDLAQRDFLSLLNDVLPEGALKTIDKSH
- the tssB gene encoding type VI secretion system contractile sheath small subunit, which translates into the protein MATDSGQKFIRRNRAPRVHITYEDPYDAERLIELPFVMGVLSDLSGNNPGVEKTKVEERKFLEFDMDNFDSRMAAIQPGVTARVANRLSEGSDDKISVNLRFNKMSDFTPVAVARQVPATAKLLEARERLANLLRYMDGKVAAEDQLKKLLADPQLMAALRERAQSTEPDTES